From the Porphyrobacter sp. CACIAM 03H1 genome, the window CTCAGCACCATCTCGCGCCAGCCCTTGCCCTCGGCGACCGCGAGGCGCTGTGTGATGTCGAGCGCCGCACCGCCCGCCGTTACCGTCACCGGCGCCTTGGGGCGCTGCGCGACGCTGTAGGTGATCCGCCACGCTGCAGTGCTCTCCGGGCCGCTCAACGTCAGCTCCGCCCCGCGCGCGAAGGCGATGCGGCGCGCGTCTTCCTGCGCGCGGCGGTCGATCCCGGTCGCGGTGATCCCGTTGCCGGTGCCGCGCAGGTCGGGCAGCAGGGCATTGTCCGCCACCGCCTGCACCGCATTCCCGAGCTTGCCGCTGGCGAACCACACCGCGCCGCCATCGGCAGCGAGCGCCGCGCAAGTCTCGTCGAGCGTCCCCGGCCCGCCCGGCGCGCCGTAGCCGAGGCCGTAGCCGAACGGGAAGAGCGCGCGCTCGGCGGTGTTGACCGGCGCGCCTTCGCAGGTCGCAGGCCAGCTGAAGGACAGCCGCCCCGTCGGCACCGCCTTGCCGAACAGCACGTCGGCCACCCCCGCCCCCTCGCTCCCGGGGAGCCAGGATGCGACGAAGGCATCGGCGGCGTTGAGCTCGCGGTTGACCCATAGCGGTCGGCCCGAGAGGAACACGGCGACGGTCGGGATGCCGCGCGCGCGGTAAGCCCTGAGCAGGCTCAGGCCCTCCTCGTCGCGGAAGGCGAGATCCTTCCGGTCGCCGACGAATTCGGCATAGGGCTCCTCGCCGAAGACGACGATTGCGACGTCGGGCGTGCTGGCGGCATCGCCCTTGGGCGCAAGGCGCGCCTCGCCGCCGCTGGCGCGGGCGGCCTCGGCAATCCCGGTCCAGAGCGAGGTCGCGCCGGGGAAGTCCTTCGCCGTCAGATCGCCGCCGCCCTGCCACGTCACCGACCAGCCGCCGGCCTGCTGCGGGATGTTGTCGGCGGCGCTTCCCGCCACCTCGATCCGCGCGCCCGGCTTCAGCGGCAGGACGCCCGCATTCTTGAGCAGCACCTGCGACTTCGCCACCGCCTCGCGCGCGATCGCTCGGTGTTCGGGCGAGCCGAGCTTTTCCCAGCGCCCCGCATTGGCCCTGAGCGAGGGCTTCACCTCGCCGTCGAGGATGCCGAGCGTCTGCTTCAGGCGCAGCACCCGCAGAACCGCCTCGTCGAGGCGGCTCATGGGGATCGCGCCCTTCTTCACCTGCTTCACGAGGTTGGCGTGGAGAGCCTTCCAGTCCTCGGGCACCATGTAGACGTCGAGCCCTGCCAGCAGGGCCTGCGGGCAGTTCGCGTTGGTGCAGCCATCGACCTGCCCGTGGCCGTTCCAGTCGCCGACCACCAGCCCGCCGAAGCCGAGCCGCCCGCGCAATTCGCCCGTCAGCAGCGGCGCGTTGCCGTGCATCTTGGTGCCGTTGATCGAGTTGAAGCTCGCCATGACGCTGGCGACGCCTGCCCCGATCGCTTCGGGATAGGGCGCGGCGTGGATCGCCATCAGGTCGCCGAGGTCGCCGTCGACATCGCCCTGGTCGACGCCCTGCGCCGTGCCGCCGTCGCCGAAATAGTGCTTGGCGGTGGCCGCGACCTTGCCCTCGCCGAGGAAGCCGGGTTCGCCCGGGCGGCCCTGAAGCCCCTCGATCATGGCCTTGCCGAGGCGGGTGACGAGCGCGGGGTCTTCCGAATAGCTCTCGTAGGTGCGGCCCCAGCGATCATCGCGTGCGACCGCGACCGTGGGGGCGAAGGTCCAGTCGAGCCCGGTCACCTCGATCTCGACGGCAGTGGCCGCGCCGATGCGGCGGACGAGATCGGCATCGCCCGCAGCGCCAAGCGCGATGTTGTGCGGGAAGACGGTAGCGCCCGGGACATTGGCATGGCCGTGCACCGCATCGGTCGCCCAGACCGCGGGGATGACGGGTTCGCCCTTGGCGAGCGGCGCGCTCGAGGCTTCCCAGAATTCGTCGGCGAGCTTCAGCCAGTCGGCCGCCGGGGCCTTGTCATCGCCGTAGGGCCCGGAATTGCCGCCGTTGAGGATCGTGCCGAAGCGGTACTTGCGCACGTCCCTGGGGGTGATCGAACCGATATCGGGCATGACGATCTGCGCGACCTTGCGCTCGAGGCTCATCGCCGCGAGCAGCGCCTCGGGGGTCCTCGCCGCAGGGGCAGCCGCCGCGACCGGCGCACTCGCCGAGCGCACCTCCGGCGTCGCCGAGCATCCGGCCAGCAACG encodes:
- a CDS encoding glycoside hydrolase family 3 protein; translation: MARSGMGRLVCGAALGALLAGCSATPEVRSASAPVAAAAPAARTPEALLAAMSLERKVAQIVMPDIGSITPRDVRKYRFGTILNGGNSGPYGDDKAPAADWLKLADEFWEASSAPLAKGEPVIPAVWATDAVHGHANVPGATVFPHNIALGAAGDADLVRRIGAATAVEIEVTGLDWTFAPTVAVARDDRWGRTYESYSEDPALVTRLGKAMIEGLQGRPGEPGFLGEGKVAATAKHYFGDGGTAQGVDQGDVDGDLGDLMAIHAAPYPEAIGAGVASVMASFNSINGTKMHGNAPLLTGELRGRLGFGGLVVGDWNGHGQVDGCTNANCPQALLAGLDVYMVPEDWKALHANLVKQVKKGAIPMSRLDEAVLRVLRLKQTLGILDGEVKPSLRANAGRWEKLGSPEHRAIAREAVAKSQVLLKNAGVLPLKPGARIEVAGSAADNIPQQAGGWSVTWQGGGDLTAKDFPGATSLWTGIAEAARASGGEARLAPKGDAASTPDVAIVVFGEEPYAEFVGDRKDLAFRDEEGLSLLRAYRARGIPTVAVFLSGRPLWVNRELNAADAFVASWLPGSEGAGVADVLFGKAVPTGRLSFSWPATCEGAPVNTAERALFPFGYGLGYGAPGGPGTLDETCAALAADGGAVWFASGKLGNAVQAVADNALLPDLRGTGNGITATGIDRRAQEDARRIAFARGAELTLSGPESTAAWRITYSVAQRPKAPVTVTAGGAALDITQRLAVAEGKGWREMVLSPACLGTAGGRITFASQGAFVLQIAEITRDESAAEAECSF